A genomic window from Anthocerotibacter panamensis C109 includes:
- the ffh gene encoding signal recognition particle protein: protein MFEALSEKLEGAFKSLKGEGKLTEQNITEPLRTVRRALLEADVNLQVVKQFESHVKEKALGKEVLLHLSPTQQFMHVVYTELVDLMGEANVPLANSSRRPGFKPVVILMAGLQGTGKTTACAKLALYLKKEKKKALLTACDVYRPAAIDQLVTLGRQIQVPVYSEGTAADPVTIAEHALQQAREQGADYLIVDTAGRLQIDENLMGELARIRDTVQPDEVLLVVDAMTGQEAANLTRSFHERIGLTGAILTKMDGDTLGGAALSVRTISGQPIKFIGVGEKVEALQPFYPDRMASRILGSGDILTLVEKAQEEIDVNDARRMEEKILKAQFNLEDFVSQMRMIKRLGSLGGVMKMIPGMNKLTDDQIEHGELQLKRTEAMINSMTREERRNPSIINNPRKKRIAHGSGVTIQDVGKMLNDFEQMRTMMQQFGQMGMGGGFPGMGGGRPPRLPSSRPPSSGGGKAKKKKGKGFGR, encoded by the coding sequence ATGTTTGAAGCGCTCTCAGAAAAACTCGAAGGTGCTTTTAAGTCCCTCAAGGGCGAAGGAAAGCTGACCGAACAAAATATCACAGAACCCCTGCGGACCGTGCGGCGGGCGCTGTTGGAGGCGGATGTCAACCTCCAGGTCGTCAAGCAATTTGAGAGCCACGTCAAAGAAAAAGCCCTGGGCAAAGAAGTTTTGCTGCACCTGTCGCCCACCCAACAGTTTATGCATGTGGTCTACACCGAACTGGTAGACCTCATGGGCGAGGCCAATGTACCCCTGGCTAACTCCTCTCGCCGCCCCGGTTTTAAGCCCGTGGTCATCCTGATGGCGGGACTCCAGGGGACCGGGAAGACCACTGCTTGCGCCAAGCTCGCCCTCTACCTCAAAAAAGAAAAAAAGAAAGCGCTCCTCACCGCCTGCGACGTCTATCGCCCCGCCGCTATCGACCAACTCGTCACCTTGGGGCGGCAGATCCAGGTCCCTGTCTACAGCGAAGGAACAGCCGCTGACCCGGTCACCATCGCTGAGCACGCCCTGCAACAAGCCCGCGAGCAAGGCGCAGACTATCTGATTGTGGACACTGCCGGTCGTCTACAGATCGATGAAAACTTGATGGGGGAGTTGGCCCGGATTAGAGATACCGTCCAACCCGACGAAGTTTTACTGGTGGTCGATGCCATGACCGGGCAGGAGGCAGCCAACCTCACCCGCAGTTTCCATGAGCGCATCGGGCTTACCGGCGCGATTCTCACCAAGATGGACGGCGATACCCTGGGGGGAGCCGCCCTTTCTGTACGCACGATCTCCGGGCAGCCGATCAAGTTTATCGGGGTCGGGGAAAAAGTCGAAGCCCTCCAGCCTTTTTATCCCGACCGCATGGCCTCGCGCATCCTCGGTAGCGGCGACATCCTGACGCTGGTTGAAAAGGCTCAAGAAGAGATCGATGTCAACGACGCCCGCCGCATGGAGGAGAAGATCCTCAAGGCCCAGTTTAACCTGGAAGATTTTGTGTCTCAGATGCGGATGATCAAGCGCTTGGGCTCTTTGGGCGGGGTGATGAAAATGATCCCAGGGATGAACAAGCTCACCGATGACCAGATCGAGCACGGCGAACTGCAACTCAAGCGCACCGAGGCGATGATCAACTCGATGACCCGCGAAGAGCGCCGCAATCCTTCGATTATCAATAATCCGCGCAAGAAACGAATTGCGCATGGTTCGGGGGTGACGATTCAGGACGTGGGCAAAATGCTCAATGACTTCGAGCAAATGCGCACCATGATGCAGCAGTTTGGTCAGATGGGTATGGGCGGCGGTTTTCCGGGTATGGGCGGCGGTCGCCCCCCGCGTCTACCCTCCTCCCGTCCGCCCAGTAGCGGTGGCGGAAAAGCTAAAAAGAAGAAGGGCAAGGGCTTTGGTCGCTGA
- a CDS encoding SDR family oxidoreductase: MQLKPVDQQVVVVMGASSGIGRETARQFARRGAKVVVSARSQEGLQTLVDEIHKEGHEAVAIPADVSDFQQVQAVAEAAVDSFGRLDTWVHLAGTAVFASFEQTTPEEFKRVLEVNLLGQAYGAMAALPQLRRTGRGALIHVSSVEAHRSLPYQSSYAASKHGIEGFLDSLRLELLHDRVPISVTNVMPSTINTPFFDKARTKLGVKLRGVPPYYTPESVAEAILYVAQNPTREMIVGDTGKVLDLLHRLSPQLADTFLMAVAFEGQYTQQPKSADAPDNLYQPISGYDRTEGEYKNLTLPNVTQWLDQNPLAKILAAGALGAAMFLAATRTTRG; encoded by the coding sequence ATGCAATTGAAACCAGTAGACCAGCAGGTTGTAGTTGTCATGGGGGCCTCTAGTGGTATTGGCCGGGAGACAGCACGCCAGTTTGCGCGGCGTGGAGCCAAGGTTGTAGTCTCAGCTCGCAGCCAGGAAGGGCTCCAGACTTTGGTGGACGAGATCCACAAAGAAGGGCATGAGGCCGTGGCTATCCCTGCTGATGTCTCCGATTTCCAGCAAGTGCAGGCGGTCGCCGAAGCAGCAGTAGACTCTTTCGGCAGGCTCGATACTTGGGTGCACTTGGCTGGCACGGCGGTCTTTGCCTCTTTTGAGCAGACGACCCCCGAGGAATTTAAGCGCGTCCTTGAGGTGAATCTGCTGGGTCAAGCCTATGGAGCGATGGCGGCTCTGCCCCAATTGCGGCGCACCGGCAGAGGGGCGCTCATCCATGTCTCCTCCGTCGAGGCACACCGCTCCTTGCCCTACCAAAGCTCCTACGCGGCTTCAAAGCATGGGATTGAGGGCTTTCTGGACAGTCTGCGCCTCGAATTGCTCCATGACCGAGTTCCGATTAGCGTGACCAATGTCATGCCTTCGACCATCAATACCCCCTTTTTCGACAAAGCGCGCACCAAGCTCGGGGTCAAGCTCCGGGGCGTCCCGCCCTACTATACGCCTGAATCTGTGGCCGAAGCCATTCTCTATGTCGCCCAAAACCCCACGCGGGAGATGATCGTAGGGGATACCGGCAAGGTTTTGGACCTCTTGCACCGCCTCTCGCCCCAACTTGCTGATACTTTTTTGATGGCCGTTGCCTTTGAGGGGCAGTACACCCAACAGCCCAAATCCGCTGATGCCCCAGACAACCTTTACCAACCGATCAGCGGCTATGACCGCACCGAAGGGGAATACAAAAACCTGACGCTCCCCAACGTTACCCAATGGCTCGACCAAAATCCCCTGGCGAAAATCCTAGCCGCAGGCGCTTTGGGAGCAGCTATGTTCCTCGCCGCGACCCGCACCACTCGGGGCTGA
- a CDS encoding PAS domain-containing sensor histidine kinase, whose amino-acid sequence MVYLLVFLMGLVLGVWGCTLWWRKQLQAVLTSDPTPGFSILGQLQILLNQNRQQVQQLQGQLEDTARLVAHMPLGYLLVGADNRLESWNRAACDLLHCVYTEHNGRRLMEVVRSWELDTLIEGTREKGVSQSRDWTLRSASGQMWPLRATGVPLSGGVVGVLLEDRREAVDLARQRDQWTSDVAHELKTPLTSIRLVLETLVARVEPKHALWLERLLKEAMRLAQLVEDLLSLNQYALDPTLTLQAQPLDLVNLLRECWLGIEPIAQLRSINFRYQGPEECSIEVDQAGMYRALLNLLDNAVKFSPEGGMVTVMVERMGSWVQVDVLDEGLGFLVEDLERVFQRFYRGDPARSRLTGGTGLGLALVREIIQIHHGEITAQNRPEGGAWLQIRLPLCATRPQVGPVNLPLSLVLGREGSSLPSA is encoded by the coding sequence ATGGTATATTTGCTGGTCTTCCTGATGGGTCTGGTTTTGGGGGTGTGGGGGTGCACCCTCTGGTGGCGTAAGCAGTTGCAGGCAGTCTTGACGAGCGATCCGACTCCAGGTTTTTCAATTCTTGGTCAGTTGCAGATCCTGCTCAATCAAAACCGTCAGCAGGTACAGCAACTCCAAGGCCAGCTTGAGGATACAGCGCGTCTGGTGGCACACATGCCTTTGGGCTATTTGCTGGTCGGGGCTGACAACCGGCTGGAGTCCTGGAACCGGGCAGCCTGCGACTTGCTCCATTGCGTCTATACCGAACACAATGGCCGTCGTCTGATGGAGGTAGTCCGCTCCTGGGAATTGGATACCCTGATTGAGGGGACGCGAGAAAAAGGGGTGAGCCAGTCGCGCGACTGGACCCTGCGTAGCGCCTCCGGGCAGATGTGGCCGCTACGGGCCACGGGCGTCCCTCTCAGCGGCGGGGTGGTAGGGGTACTCCTGGAGGACCGCCGTGAAGCAGTAGACTTAGCGCGCCAGCGGGACCAATGGACTTCGGATGTAGCCCACGAACTCAAGACCCCCCTGACCTCGATCCGTCTGGTCCTCGAAACTTTGGTCGCACGCGTCGAACCCAAACACGCCCTCTGGCTGGAGCGCTTACTCAAAGAAGCCATGCGCCTAGCCCAACTGGTCGAAGACCTCCTCTCGCTCAATCAATACGCCCTCGACCCCACGCTCACCCTCCAAGCGCAACCGCTGGATCTGGTAAACCTGCTGCGCGAGTGCTGGCTGGGGATAGAGCCGATTGCCCAACTCCGGTCTATCAACTTTCGCTATCAAGGGCCAGAAGAATGCTCTATCGAAGTGGACCAAGCAGGGATGTACCGGGCGCTGCTCAATTTGCTGGACAATGCAGTCAAGTTCAGCCCCGAAGGCGGGATGGTCACCGTGATGGTCGAACGGATGGGGAGTTGGGTCCAGGTAGATGTCCTGGATGAGGGACTAGGGTTTCTCGTGGAAGACCTCGAACGGGTCTTTCAGCGGTTCTATCGGGGGGACCCGGCCCGCTCTCGTCTGACGGGCGGCACCGGGCTTGGTTTGGCGTTAGTCCGTGAAATTATCCAGATTCACCACGGTGAGATCACTGCCCAAAACCGCCCTGAGGGTGGGGCATGGCTCCAGATCCGCTTGCCGCTGTGCGCCACCCGTCCGCAAGTAGGTCCGGTGAATCTGCCGTTGTCTCTGGTACTCGGGCGCGAGGGAAGCTCTCTTCCATCAGCATGA
- a CDS encoding winged helix-turn-helix domain-containing protein, with the protein MNETRTRPSMTQTILVVEDEDLIRETVALNLEDEGFRVLICDNGRKALTTIREAEQLDLVILDLMLPTLNGLDMCRLLRKEGNTVPILMLTAKSAESDRVMGLEVGADDYLAKPFGMRELVARCRALLRRNQQFIHPPAILRCRDIYLDPEECRVTVRSQRVDLSPKEFRLLELFMRNPRRVWSRDQLLERVWGPDFMGDSKTVDVHIRWLREKLEANPSQPEYLMTVRGFGYRFG; encoded by the coding sequence ATGAATGAAACCCGCACGAGACCCTCCATGACCCAGACGATTCTGGTGGTGGAAGACGAAGATTTGATACGGGAGACCGTGGCCCTAAACCTAGAGGATGAAGGCTTTCGCGTCCTTATCTGTGACAATGGCCGCAAAGCGCTGACCACGATCCGCGAAGCTGAACAACTGGATCTGGTGATCCTCGACCTCATGCTGCCTACGCTAAACGGCCTCGACATGTGCCGGCTGCTGCGTAAGGAGGGTAACACGGTCCCGATTCTGATGCTCACCGCCAAGTCTGCGGAGAGCGACCGGGTCATGGGGCTTGAGGTGGGCGCGGACGACTATCTTGCCAAACCCTTTGGGATGCGGGAGTTGGTGGCTCGGTGCCGTGCGCTCTTGAGGCGCAATCAGCAGTTTATCCACCCGCCTGCCATCCTGCGCTGCCGGGATATCTATCTGGACCCTGAGGAATGCCGCGTGACCGTGCGCAGCCAACGGGTGGACCTCTCGCCCAAGGAATTTCGCCTCCTGGAACTATTTATGCGCAACCCGCGTCGGGTGTGGTCGCGCGACCAACTGTTGGAGCGTGTCTGGGGACCTGATTTCATGGGCGACAGTAAGACTGTGGATGTACATATCCGCTGGCTGCGTGAGAAATTGGAGGCCAATCCCAGTCAACCCGAGTACCTGATGACCGTGCGGGGATTCGGCTATCGCTTCGGCTGA
- a CDS encoding ferritin-like domain-containing protein produces the protein MKTAHGHPVTALEQVQESFNSFFSHQAFAQIAHSPELKVEYLARLHWLESFAVGMLKARIAHMPTRELQLKVARHAADEFKHAKWIAERLQELGYEPKTSVQDPYTAGVFENYPQIPWQQFFIQLYVAETRGAQDMTILKSYLGDDPGTRTLLERLLTDEVDHVTYLGVALSEEFHHNPDLLKQYYKTVWREKLSYLGAMTRIVSLYLSGNRDAIPSTMAF, from the coding sequence ATGAAGACTGCCCACGGACATCCGGTGACCGCCCTGGAGCAGGTGCAGGAGTCGTTCAATTCCTTCTTCTCGCACCAGGCATTTGCCCAAATTGCCCACTCCCCCGAGCTCAAGGTTGAATACCTCGCCCGGCTGCACTGGTTGGAGAGCTTCGCTGTGGGTATGCTCAAAGCCCGCATCGCCCACATGCCGACCCGCGAACTGCAACTCAAGGTCGCCCGCCACGCCGCCGACGAATTTAAACACGCTAAGTGGATCGCTGAGCGCCTGCAAGAGTTGGGCTACGAACCTAAAACGAGCGTCCAAGACCCTTATACCGCAGGCGTATTTGAGAACTATCCGCAGATCCCCTGGCAGCAGTTTTTTATTCAGCTCTATGTGGCTGAGACGCGGGGGGCTCAGGATATGACGATTTTGAAGTCTTACCTCGGGGATGACCCCGGCACCCGTACTTTGCTGGAGCGCTTGCTCACCGACGAAGTAGACCACGTCACCTATCTGGGGGTTGCCCTCAGCGAAGAATTTCACCACAACCCGGACCTCTTGAAGCAGTACTACAAAACGGTCTGGCGCGAGAAACTGTCCTATCTCGGGGCGATGACCCGGATCGTCAGCCTCTACCTGAGCGGCAACCGCGACGCTATTCCTTCTACGATGGCTTTTTGA
- a CDS encoding tetratricopeptide repeat protein, giving the protein MNAQQWLEQAEQKFQNLDHQGALEDYTHALSLNLDLVAAHLGRGRTRRVFVDLLGAIEDYTQALNLDPNCASAYFERARCHRDLQNIEQAIADFTQGLRLQPESTQAYRDRAEARYASGDYQGFIDDLLEAMRCNYDDEPDLRVRQFQQGFLRGNFFELMGCAHLALGDYHSALKDFDFALFHVHSRSVIYAGKGDARMGLGNYQDAIRDYTQAMGWFNRQPHLYEKRGEAYAAMGNTRVALRDFKKAALQYAKEPKHAPQHARVLDRIRTLGEKPR; this is encoded by the coding sequence ATGAATGCACAGCAATGGTTGGAGCAAGCGGAGCAAAAGTTCCAAAACTTAGATCATCAGGGTGCCCTCGAAGATTACACCCATGCCCTATCCTTGAACCTGGATCTGGTTGCAGCCCATTTAGGGAGGGGGAGGACGCGACGTGTTTTTGTAGACCTGCTAGGTGCTATTGAGGATTACACTCAGGCATTAAACCTGGACCCTAATTGTGCCTCTGCTTACTTTGAGCGAGCCCGTTGTCACAGAGATTTACAAAATATAGAGCAGGCCATCGCTGATTTTACCCAAGGTCTGCGCTTACAGCCCGAGAGTACCCAGGCTTATCGGGATCGCGCCGAGGCTCGTTACGCCAGCGGTGATTATCAGGGGTTCATCGACGACCTCCTAGAAGCAATGCGCTGCAATTATGATGATGAGCCAGATCTCAGGGTGCGCCAATTTCAGCAAGGATTCCTGCGGGGAAATTTCTTTGAACTGATGGGATGCGCCCATCTAGCCCTGGGAGACTATCATTCAGCCCTCAAAGACTTTGACTTTGCACTTTTTCATGTGCATTCACGTAGCGTCATCTATGCCGGTAAGGGAGATGCCCGCATGGGTTTGGGAAATTACCAGGATGCGATTCGGGACTACACGCAGGCAATGGGCTGGTTCAATCGTCAGCCGCATCTATACGAGAAGCGGGGTGAAGCCTACGCCGCCATGGGAAATACTCGCGTCGCCCTGCGCGACTTCAAAAAAGCAGCACTACAGTACGCAAAGGAACCAAAGCATGCTCCTCAGCATGCTCGTGTATTGGATCGTATTCGTACTCTTGGAGAGAAGCCCCGCTAA
- a CDS encoding FG-GAP repeat domain-containing protein, whose amino-acid sequence MELKSCRVIIALLQKSVFALTTLIVFGSVTRQTVHAYPVNLESNEDIVANPFLYRSNDSVVRSLTTFVSRTGPTGFDAEPETVRIEYGVPPFVSPSGRGLRIYLFSTIRTNDSFPIPSFIRRKGTNNYIYEDFRNLSSNNSYTFRASYLPFFLFPQYLSTADNLVDQFYFDVSNGLWLSFNSSNQTCTSLFNYGAPQAPYYDTPVPGDYDQDALTDAAVWRRQTGEWFTRLASTGQSIYRGTYGSAYAPYNDVATAADYDGDGFTDISVWRTSTGEWLYRSTATGQDSNLGAFGIAAAPYYDLPVQADYDGDGKTDLAVRRRQSGNYQFIVRYSSNGQVKTYSELGTGSSYLPQGYPVHADYDGDGKVDPAVASLDASFKYVVTYQSSSIGQALTKSFQSAGTGVSASVGPRVGDFDGDGIADPAVFYPNSSYMHYLSSTTGKVVTYANNCGNVNTRGNFTYLGLNAALSPIIIDTAGDGFDLVAAADGVTFDFEGFGFATRSSWTKPFSNDAFLVLDRNGNGKIDNGGELFGNHTVQPATMDPNGFIALAEFDKPALGGNNDGLISSKDAVYSKLRLWFDISHDGKSQPAELQTLVSKGITALDLDYKESRREDQHSNQFKYRARVLDIKGVQAGRWAWDVFFSTDDRTD is encoded by the coding sequence ATGGAACTAAAGTCATGCCGAGTAATAATAGCCCTCCTCCAAAAATCAGTCTTTGCTTTAACCACTTTAATTGTCTTTGGATCTGTCACTCGACAAACTGTCCATGCCTACCCAGTTAATTTGGAAAGCAATGAAGATATAGTTGCCAATCCCTTTCTTTATAGATCTAATGACAGTGTGGTCAGGTCGCTTACCACCTTTGTTTCCCGGACAGGCCCCACAGGGTTTGATGCTGAACCCGAAACAGTCCGCATTGAATATGGGGTACCCCCATTCGTTTCCCCAAGTGGAAGAGGGCTTCGAATCTATCTTTTCTCAACTATCAGAACAAATGACAGTTTTCCCATACCTTCTTTTATAAGAAGGAAGGGAACGAATAACTATATCTATGAGGATTTCAGGAATCTCAGTAGCAATAACTCATATACCTTTCGCGCTTCATATCTACCGTTTTTTCTGTTCCCCCAGTACCTCAGTACCGCAGATAATTTGGTTGACCAATTCTACTTTGATGTCAGTAATGGACTTTGGCTATCTTTTAACAGTAGCAATCAAACATGTACCTCGCTTTTCAACTATGGTGCTCCTCAAGCACCATACTACGATACTCCAGTTCCAGGAGACTACGACCAAGATGCTCTAACAGATGCAGCAGTCTGGCGGCGGCAGACGGGGGAGTGGTTTACCCGTCTTGCCTCAACCGGCCAAAGCATATATAGGGGTACATATGGAAGTGCCTACGCACCGTACAATGATGTCGCAACAGCGGCAGACTATGATGGTGATGGCTTCACCGATATTAGTGTATGGCGCACTTCTACAGGAGAATGGCTTTACAGGTCTACAGCGACGGGACAAGATTCCAATCTTGGGGCATTTGGTATCGCTGCTGCCCCCTATTACGATCTCCCTGTCCAGGCTGATTATGACGGTGATGGAAAGACAGATTTAGCTGTTCGTCGCCGTCAAAGTGGCAACTATCAATTTATAGTTCGGTATAGTTCCAATGGACAGGTTAAAACGTATAGTGAGCTTGGCACAGGTTCTTCCTACCTGCCTCAAGGCTACCCGGTACATGCTGATTATGATGGTGATGGCAAGGTAGATCCCGCTGTAGCCTCACTGGATGCCAGCTTCAAGTATGTAGTTACGTACCAATCCTCAAGTATCGGTCAGGCTCTAACTAAATCGTTTCAATCCGCAGGTACAGGTGTCTCTGCAAGTGTAGGACCTAGGGTGGGAGATTTTGATGGTGATGGCATTGCAGATCCGGCGGTGTTTTATCCAAACAGCAGTTATATGCATTACCTCTCAAGTACAACGGGCAAGGTTGTAACCTATGCTAACAATTGCGGCAACGTTAATACGAGGGGCAACTTTACTTATCTAGGGCTGAATGCTGCCTTGAGCCCTATCATCATTGATACAGCTGGAGATGGATTCGATCTGGTTGCAGCAGCCGATGGAGTTACTTTTGATTTTGAAGGCTTTGGCTTTGCTACGCGAAGTTCATGGACGAAGCCATTCAGCAATGATGCTTTTCTAGTGCTTGATCGCAATGGAAATGGTAAGATTGACAATGGTGGGGAATTGTTCGGAAACCATACTGTGCAGCCTGCAACAATGGACCCCAATGGTTTTATAGCCCTGGCAGAGTTTGATAAGCCTGCCCTTGGAGGTAATAATGATGGCCTAATCAGTTCAAAAGATGCAGTCTACAGTAAACTGCGGTTATGGTTTGATATTTCTCACGATGGGAAATCGCAGCCAGCAGAGTTACAAACGCTGGTTAGTAAAGGCATTACTGCCCTGGATTTAGACTACAAGGAATCCCGGCGTGAGGATCAACACAGTAACCAATTCAAGTACCGGGCACGCGTCCTTGATATTAAAGGGGTACAGGCAGGGCGGTGGGCGTGGGACGTTTTCTTCAGTACTGACGACAGGACTGATTAA
- a CDS encoding ferritin-like domain-containing protein, translating into MTTAHGRSVTALEQVQESFNSFFSHQAFAQIARSPELKAEYLARLHWLESFAVGMLKHRAQNMPTRELQLKVARHAADEFKHAKWIGERLQELGYEPKTGVQDPYTAGVFENYPEIPWQQFFIQLYVAETRGSQDMEILKSHLHDDPSTCDLLDRLLADEHNHVRYLGEALSEEFDRDPDLLRQYYKTVWREKLSYLGAMTRIVSLYLSGNRDAIPATIAF; encoded by the coding sequence ATGACAACCGCCCACGGACGCTCAGTGACCGCGTTGGAGCAAGTGCAGGAGTCGTTCAATTCCTTCTTCTCCCACCAAGCTTTCGCCCAAATCGCCCGCTCCCCCGAGCTTAAGGCTGAATATCTGGCTCGCCTGCACTGGTTGGAGAGTTTTGCGGTCGGGATGCTCAAGCACCGCGCCCAAAATATGCCCACCCGCGAACTCCAACTCAAAGTCGCCCGCCACGCCGCCGACGAATTCAAACACGCCAAGTGGATTGGCGAACGGCTCCAGGAGTTGGGCTACGAACCTAAAACCGGAGTCCAAGACCCTTACACCGCCGGAGTATTCGAGAATTATCCCGAGATCCCCTGGCAGCAGTTTTTTATCCAGCTCTATGTGGCGGAGACGCGAGGTTCTCAGGACATGGAGATTTTAAAATCTCATCTCCACGACGATCCCAGCACCTGCGACCTACTTGACCGGCTACTCGCCGACGAGCACAACCACGTCCGTTATTTAGGAGAAGCCCTCAGCGAAGAATTCGACCGCGACCCGGATCTGCTCAGGCAATACTACAAGACCGTTTGGCGCGAGAAGCTCTCCTACCTCGGAGCCATGACCCGGATCGTCAGCCTCTACCTCAGCGGTAACCGCGACGCTATCCCCGCGACGATAGCTTTTTAA
- the ispD gene encoding 2-C-methyl-D-erythritol 4-phosphate cytidylyltransferase, whose protein sequence is MHLLIAAAGSGSRMGASRNKLLLPLLDRPLIAWTLDAVMQATTIDWVGMMVSRTDYPAFKALVAGLPIVLIEGGATRQASVAAGLAALPGGAEQVLIHDGARCLVTPDLIDRCAHALLSTPGLIAAVPVKDTIKEVASSTLQIQYTPPRERLWAAQTPQGFAVPLLKKAHQTALDEGWNVTDDAALFEKLDLPVTIVPGEETNLKVTTPLDLILARVILEQRLASKEP, encoded by the coding sequence ATGCACCTGCTCATCGCCGCCGCCGGAAGCGGCTCACGCATGGGAGCAAGCCGCAATAAGCTACTGCTCCCCCTCTTGGACCGCCCGCTCATTGCCTGGACCCTGGATGCGGTGATGCAGGCGACGACAATTGACTGGGTGGGGATGATGGTCTCGCGTACCGATTACCCGGCCTTCAAGGCATTAGTAGCGGGTCTGCCCATCGTCTTGATCGAGGGCGGGGCGACCCGACAGGCGTCGGTAGCGGCGGGGTTGGCGGCGTTGCCTGGAGGGGCTGAGCAGGTTCTGATTCATGACGGAGCCCGTTGTCTGGTCACCCCGGATCTGATTGACCGCTGTGCGCATGCTCTTTTGAGTACTCCGGGGCTCATCGCGGCAGTCCCCGTCAAGGACACGATCAAAGAAGTCGCTTCCAGTACGCTCCAGATCCAGTACACCCCGCCGCGCGAACGGCTCTGGGCGGCTCAGACACCGCAGGGCTTCGCGGTGCCGCTGCTCAAAAAAGCCCACCAAACCGCTCTGGACGAGGGCTGGAATGTCACGGACGACGCGGCACTTTTTGAAAAGTTGGACCTGCCGGTCACCATTGTCCCCGGCGAAGAGACCAACCTCAAAGTCACCACGCCCTTAGACTTGATCCTGGCTCGGGTCATCCTAGAACAACGGCTAGCATCGAAAGAACCCTGA
- a CDS encoding response regulator transcription factor, with amino-acid sequence MVRSMVALSKTATILLMSSDPELAIHVQQALAPYGFVVRTAQGAQACQESLRNYPADLLLLTSPEGLALCRQLRIQGHEVPIIVLVDEDNVDSRVAALDAGASDLVPQPFDASELLFKVRSQVIRAPSVNSHCLRFQDLLLNCQTREVLRGERAIELTGKEFDLLRFLLENPQQVLTREQILHQVWGADFPGESNIIEVYIRYLRLKLEREGDKKLIQTVRGVGYALRD; translated from the coding sequence ATGGTCCGCTCCATGGTTGCCCTATCCAAAACCGCTACCATCTTGCTCATGAGTAGCGATCCTGAACTGGCTATCCATGTGCAGCAGGCACTGGCTCCCTATGGTTTTGTGGTGCGCACCGCCCAAGGCGCTCAAGCGTGTCAGGAGAGTCTGCGCAACTATCCTGCCGATCTGTTGCTGTTGACTTCACCCGAAGGGCTCGCCCTGTGCCGTCAGTTGCGTATTCAGGGCCACGAGGTTCCGATCATCGTGTTGGTGGATGAGGACAATGTAGATAGCCGGGTGGCAGCCCTGGATGCCGGGGCCAGTGATTTGGTCCCCCAGCCCTTTGATGCCAGTGAACTGCTCTTTAAAGTCCGCTCCCAGGTCATTCGGGCGCCCTCAGTCAACAGCCATTGCCTGCGCTTCCAAGACCTGCTCCTCAACTGCCAGACCCGCGAAGTCTTACGGGGGGAGCGGGCGATTGAGCTGACGGGCAAGGAATTCGACTTGCTGCGGTTTTTATTAGAAAATCCCCAGCAAGTCCTCACCCGCGAACAGATCCTCCACCAAGTCTGGGGAGCGGATTTTCCGGGGGAGTCCAACATTATTGAGGTCTATATCCGCTATCTGCGCCTCAAGCTGGAGCGCGAAGGGGACAAGAAATTGATCCAAACCGTACGTGGTGTGGGCTATGCCCTGCGGGATTGA